The nucleotide sequence CaaattgtaaaattttcaaaatctatcTCTGCTCACTACTCCCTCATCTTTCTCTTTCCATGGTCGCACGATGCAACCCCCGCTACCTTCACCTTGTCGCCTCATCGACCATCGTAGGGGGAGGATGCAGCGACAGTCGGCGAAATAGCGAGGCAATAGCAGTGATGTGGCAAGGCGAAGGCAACAACGACCATGGGAAAAGAGATAGCAGCTGGTAGTGACAGATTCTACAAATTTACAATTTGGGCAAGAACAATTTGATCTTTTTGACACCATTTATAACAtttcgcatcgagcgatagaaatgttcgggacaacttaccctgatgggtttacgtgaacttcccaggggtcacaaATCcttagattaccccaggtcaagcacgcttaatttgaGAGtcctttgccaacattcagtccaaaaaaTATCAACCTGGTGTTGTTTATTTCCTTacctatcctcaatatatactattctcctctgggctcCCAGGATGTTACATTATCCCCcattgagcacatgacgtcatCGTCATCCGATCTCACAACTGGTTCTAGATCTTCTTCCCTTAGGGGTTGTCATCCTAGAAGTCTGCCAGAAGCCGCTTCTTGTACAAGCCCTCGAGCCTCGGCGCCACTCTCCGTCCTCATCGAACCACCTTCACCAAGgattggctctgatatcatttgtaacatcccacatcaagcgataggaaggtccatAACAACTTACCCTTATgggtctacacgaacttcctagaGAAGTCACCTATTATTGGATTATCCCAAatcaagcacgtttaacttaAGAAttatttgccaacattcagtctaaaaggtatctaactggtgttgtttcctttcttatctattctcgatatatattattCCCCAATGAACTCCTAGGGTATTACACCATTCAATAAGCCTATTAATACATCTGTCAAGTAGATTAATTCATCGATAAAAGATTTGTGGGATTGAAGTGATTGGGGGAGAAATGGTGACGAGTCCTCCGCCCCTGAAGAGATGGAGTgacaaaagtttgatttttttattcttttcgcTCTCTGTATGTTTTGTTCTCGATAGCCATGAAATTATTGTAGGTATTACAAAGctatgttaataaaatattttttaaaagcgtttaaaagaaaattaactatgataataagatttgaattcataatatctaaataataatttatttcttaaacaactttattattatgctaaattttattttatttaaatttgttaaatacttttaataaattGATAACAATTTGTTTTGGCTTTTACCTTTTGttttcacatttttaatttcaattaatatttcattcGTACTAATATTTCAAATCAATCGAATTGGTCAAATTgaataaactaaatatttttttaaaaatcaaagcaaattgattgaataattattcaaatcaaaacaaattgaggaaaacaaaatgcaagcaaataaaagtaatttggagaatgaaatgaagaaaCTAATTTAGTTATTTCAGTATGTCGTTATGATATTTCAgtcaatttagttattttaattttttttcagtaaaaagataaaatcaaactaaaataacccaaaaattcaaatttaaaaatcaatttgaacCAGTTTACAATTTGAACCGAACCAAATTACaagttcaattcaattatttcaatttaactaaaattttactCACAACCAACCATTATAATTTACTCCTCATTAGTCAAATAAGTTAATTTAGCTAATGACCAACCAACTCATAGAAAAGTCCAACCAATCAATCtataaacttaaaaacaaaagGTTTTAATATTGTAAAGGGAGATACTACgttgtctttattattttcaagttatttttaatttttaaaataataaaaatatgttatctttattatttttaaaaattaaaaaaaattataaataaaactcaaaataataaaaattattttgagtgttttcattcaaaacaaactctaaactcaaaacatatttatttatttacttatttattcatattttattattataatgaaaaaaatattacaaactttattaactttaaaatgtatatatttttttaataatatattaatattaaatatttttaatttatcgaataatcaaatttattgaataaaatattattttcaaaatttcaaagagaacatgttttttaattttttgttttgagaaataatttttaaaatgacaaaaaaaatgcgTTTTTAATTTCGAAAAATAGActatgaaaatagaaaagtaaaaatgaattcaaaattcaagactgaaaattgaaaagtaaagagaacacaactttaatttttatatcaaaattaaaaactaacaACTCTCACCAACATATCCTaacttttcaattaattttatctaaaaaaaaaattcaattaattttcaacgacaagaattagcttaaaaaattatatcaaccATTAGCCAAATAGGGTTGCAAATGGGCTTGGCTCGGTTTTCAATTTGATAAAAGTTCACTTAAGTTTGTttgttaagataaataaattgaatttaaatctAACTTGAAAACTCGATTTGTAAACGAGtcgatttaaattaagtaaataagCCTTGTTAGTTTGCCAATTGGTTCAATTAGAGACTAATGAATAGGTCCGATTAAGAGtttgtaattatatataatattagatatatattttataaataaattatttaacatgCATACACTTAtcaatacaaattaaattttactaccCTATTTTGCctgatatattaaaaataaatttaattatttcaaatacaccatcttttaatttaataataattctatatttgtttataaaatttttctttgttattaaataatttccCAGTTAAAAAGATCTATTTGTAtgataatcaaaataaaataaaaattataaaacttttCAATTGCCGTTATTAATTTACGTTATTAAGAGATCACATTGCCCACAGTTTAGGGGCCAATTTGACCCAGTTGTGTTGTGAACCAGTGGGCAGGCCATCTCGCCGCCTCGCCTACTCGCCACTGCGTCGCCCCTCTCGCTGCCTCGCCGTCTCGCCGCCGCCTCCTCGCcgtctcagagagagagagagaggtttcttcttcttattcaaTCCGTCCTCTCTGCACATTGGTAACACTTCTCTTCCATTAACCTTCAATTTATTATGTGTAATAAACTGCTCGTCATTTGTGCAAGTGTTCCTCAATCTTTTTGGACAGTGTATGTTTGATTCAACGCAGAATTTGATCTTGTTTTGTTCCTTAGAAACCCTAGGAAAGCTGAAATGTCTTACTGTGAAATCTTATGTTCCTTCGAACTCGACTCGAGCCCGAGCTCGGCTCGTCAATCGAATTGACGAAATTTTCCGTGTTATTGATCATATTTACAAGATTGCCACCGTAGATGAAATCGAGGTATTCTTCTTTGTCAGGGCTAGGATACCTTCCGCCACGGCTGAAACTTTCTCTCTCGCAGCTGGGCTCAAAGTCTTCTTCGATTCTCCGGCAGCTCACAACCTCTCCCCCCGCCCTTCCATTATCTCTGGCGACTAACTCTGTCTATAATCGTCATCGGCAGAGATAATCTCGGCAAGGTAATTAaacgattttatgattttgatgCTTCTGATGCGAATAAAACACAGATCTAGAAAGATATAGATCTGTTTCTGATATGATTCATATCCTTATTTATCATATGATTGCATCTGTATATATGGAGGTGTGTATATGATAACTTGTTTCTTTGACCGAATGGGGAAAGATTTTTGTTACTTGTCTAATTCTTGTATACAGTGAATTGTTAATCTTATTGTCTTCCAGACTGGTGCACCAAAGTAATTGGAAATGGTAGATAACAATTCAACTTCTGATTCGCCGGCCGAAAGCCAAACCCAAAATCTTGATGGGGATTTGCACTCTGAGAGTGATAGTTCGGTTTATTCATTAGCTCGGAAGGTTCCAGGGTCGCTCTCTCTCGCGAAAAGGCATAAGTTTTGGGAATCCCAGCCTGTTGGGCAATTCAAGGATCTTGGGGACACGAGTTTGCTGGAAGGACCGATCGAAGCTCCAACACCCTTGTCTGAAGTGAAAAAAGAACCCTATAATCTTCCTAATCTCTATGAATGGATAACTTGTGACATAGATTCTGAAGAGATGTGTGCCGAGGTTTATAACCTCCTAACGAATAACTATGTTGAGGATGATGAGAACATGTTTAGGTTTAACTATTCGAAAGAATTCCTTAGATGGGCTCTTCGCCCTCCTGGTTTTTTTAGGAGCTGGCACATTGGAGTTAGAGTTAAGAGCTCCAAGAAGTTGGTTGCCTTTATAACTGGGATTCCTGCAAGAATCCGGGTCCGTGATACTGTTGTTATCATGGCTGAGATTAATTTCCTGTGTGTTCATAAGAAGCTCAGATCAAAACGGCTTGCTCCAGTCATGATTAAAGAGGTGACTAGGAGGGTTCATCTGGAAAATATTTGGCAAGCTGCTTATACTGCTGGCGTGGTCCTTCCTACGCCCGTATCAACTTGCCAATATTGGCATAGATCATTACATCCAAAGAAGCTTATTGATGTTGGATTTTCTAGGCTGGGTCCAAGGATGACTATGAGTCGAACAATAAAGCTGTACAAGTTACCAGATTCAACTTCTACCCTGGGATTTAGAAAGATGGAGCTCCATGATGTTCCTGCGGTTACACATTTGCTGAGGAATTACTTAAGTCAGTTTCTTGTTGCACCTGATTTTGATGAAAATGATGTAGAGCACTGGCTTCTTCCAAAGGAGAATGTTGTTGATAGCTACCTGGTTGAAAGCCCAGAGACTCATGAGATCACTGATTTCTGCAGTTTTTACACTCTTCCATCTTCTATCCTTGGGAACCAAAATTACTCAACTTTGAAGGCTGCTTATTCCTACTATAATGTGTCTACAAAGACTCCACTGCTTCAACTTATGAATGATGCTCTTATTATAGCAAAACAGAAGGATTATGATGTCTTCAATGCATTGGATGTTATGCAGAATGAGTCGTTTTTGAAGGAGCTGAAATTTGGACCAGGTGATGGGAAACTCCACTATTACCTCTACAACTATCGAATAAACCATGTTTTGAGACCATCAGAACTTGGGCTTGTGCTTTTGTAGTTTAAGCGCTCAAAACTCACTTCCGACATGTACTACCGGATGAATTTTTTGGTAAAGAATGTTGGTTGTCTTAATTCCAGGATAGCAAAAATCAGCCTGCCAAACTTCATTGGCAATCCATGGTTAGATTTTGAATTTCTTCTTTCCTGTGGAAGATAAATCTTTGTGAACTTTCTTGCCTAGTTTCATGGGCAATTTCCTTGTATTGAGCTTGGCATGTGTTTTAGAACTGCAAAGTGGCTGCTAAAACAATTTTCTATTTACcccttttttcttattttttgctGCTTTAACGCCTTGTTTGCTTATTGATTTTTAGGTATTTAGTTGGTGTCAGAgacaatttttataatttattatgagtATATCTGTTTCCTCCTGTTGAAGAACCAAGACTGGCAATTTTTTATTTGGGTTGTGTTTCTTCTACATGTCATAATTACTGGAAGTATGTTATTATGTTTCTTAGCCCTCATCATGTTGTCCCAATGGCTATTTCTGGCCATTGAACTGGGAGGACTAGTCAGGAATTCAACAGAATGATGATGTTCTTTTGAGTTATTTTGCATTTGAATCTGAGCTTCATGATGAGATTGTGTCTTTAAGTTCGGTTTTGCTATCATTTGAGACTGAACCTTTTCACCCAGTGGCAGAAGAAATCTTGTTTTTGCCTAGTGATTATGGAACAACTGCTGTCAGCATTCTGTCTCTTGGGGGACTGGTAGTCAAATAGTTACTGGTCACCGTTGCTAGTTTAACAGTAAAAGTCTTAGTTCTTGTATGATTGGTTGTATCAGATGCTagattttgctttctttttttctaattgTAAGCATAACAAGTAATTTGCTAGAGAAAAGTATATTTGATTCAATAATAGTGTTCTGCTTTCCAGTGTTTGTGGAGACTTGATCAGTTTTCAGTTCCATCTGTTCTATGGAGTCTGGAATATGGATTGATGAGTCAGTTTGCTGGTACTTTGGCATCCTTTAAGCATAGAAggccaaatctatatttttaccCTTGCATTTTTACCTTTTTTCATCTAAACATTCatactttttgttattttaattacacctcATGAAGTtgcattttcgagtcaatttaacgtttgtagtttgatatttttttcatatgacaatataaattttttattgtttcgattacattttttaatatacatttttgagttaatttaactcatGCACTTTTGTCGTGAACAAAGtgtgatatatattttgtcatctc is from Diospyros lotus cultivar Yz01 chromosome 2, ASM1463336v1, whole genome shotgun sequence and encodes:
- the LOC127795876 gene encoding glycylpeptide N-tetradecanoyltransferase 1-like; translated protein: MVDNNSTSDSPAESQTQNLDGDLHSESDSSVYSLARKVPGSLSLAKRHKFWESQPVGQFKDLGDTSLLEGPIEAPTPLSEVKKEPYNLPNLYEWITCDIDSEEMCAEVYNLLTNNYVEDDENMFRFNYSKEFLRWALRPPGFFRSWHIGVRVKSSKKLVAFITGIPARIRVRDTVVIMAEINFLCVHKKLRSKRLAPVMIKEVTRRVHLENIWQAAYTAGVVLPTPVSTCQYWHRSLHPKKLIDVGFSRLGPRMTMSRTIKLYKLPDSTSTLGFRKMELHDVPAVTHLLRNYLSQFLVAPDFDENDVEHWLLPKENVVDSYLVESPETHEITDFCSFYTLPSSILGNQNYSTLKAAYSYYNVSTKTPLLQLMNDALIIAKQKDYDVFNALDVMQNESFLKELKFGPGDGKLHYYLYNYRINHVLRPSELGLVLL